The following proteins are encoded in a genomic region of Pseudobacteriovorax antillogorgiicola:
- a CDS encoding MarR family winged helix-turn-helix transcriptional regulator: MTAYEPPGSPKHFGVLLDQVSYLVERKVIRHLKEEGYDLTFLEVVMLIGVVEVEGINPNALAERTLRHKSIVARVTKRLEGQGMITRTVSEVDGRSWELSASKKGIACYKTIMKNMEPFRRRFEKQLNKNDLNVFHQVLMQFRDYLFTDSSH, from the coding sequence ATGACAGCTTACGAACCACCGGGATCACCAAAGCACTTCGGCGTACTTTTGGATCAAGTTTCCTACTTAGTCGAGCGCAAGGTTATAAGACATCTGAAAGAAGAAGGGTATGACCTTACATTCTTAGAGGTGGTCATGCTTATTGGCGTCGTTGAAGTAGAGGGAATCAACCCTAATGCACTTGCCGAACGCACTCTGCGTCATAAATCGATCGTGGCAAGAGTAACAAAGCGTCTTGAAGGTCAGGGAATGATCACCCGTACCGTAAGCGAAGTGGACGGTAGGTCTTGGGAGCTTAGTGCCTCAAAAAAAGGGATCGCGTGCTATAAGACTATTATGAAAAATATGGAACCTTTTCGAAGAAGATTTGAAAAACAGTTAAATAAAAACGACCTGAACGTCTTTCATCAGGTGCTGATGCAATTCCGAGACTATTTGTTTACAGATTCTAGCCATTGA
- a CDS encoding ester cyclase encodes MKCHWQGAVMLLLFSLSNGSIVADVSDNVRDKDGRIIPPTTSQQQGLIHQNTVPKDFKTEIIVPDAKARSRAKKIVEFYKLLESNPTIANVRKYVSDDYIQHSWFLPDGPQPLAMLFSTSAAQYPAKIDVHKIIVVGDWAMAHVNFRNLDHGAKGDLGMAAVDMYLFGPDGKIVEHWDVIQNVPKLAPNPNGMFVKLFKGGRQ; translated from the coding sequence ATGAAATGTCATTGGCAAGGCGCTGTAATGCTCTTGTTATTCAGTTTGAGTAATGGATCAATAGTCGCCGATGTGAGTGATAACGTTCGCGACAAAGATGGTCGGATCATTCCGCCGACAACATCGCAGCAGCAAGGTTTAATCCATCAAAATACGGTCCCGAAAGACTTTAAGACAGAGATCATTGTGCCCGACGCAAAAGCAAGATCCCGGGCAAAAAAAATTGTAGAGTTTTATAAGCTCTTAGAATCCAACCCCACCATTGCGAACGTTAGAAAATACGTTTCAGACGATTACATTCAACACAGTTGGTTTTTGCCCGATGGTCCCCAACCCTTAGCGATGTTGTTTTCAACATCCGCTGCCCAATATCCAGCCAAGATCGATGTTCACAAGATCATTGTGGTCGGTGATTGGGCGATGGCGCATGTCAACTTTCGGAACTTGGATCACGGCGCAAAAGGTGATCTTGGTATGGCTGCGGTTGATATGTATTTGTTTGGTCCTGATGGGAAAATTGTTGAACATTGGGATGTTATACAGAACGTGCCAAAACTAGCCCCTAATCCGAACGGGATGTTTGTCAAGCTTTTTAAGGGAGGTCGGCAATGA